One window of the Runella slithyformis DSM 19594 genome contains the following:
- a CDS encoding SGNH/GDSL hydrolase family protein gives MKWIISILILTMACATESPMNNDQNPAPISGQYRYLSLGDSYTIGERVTPEERWSVILTDLLRKNNVNISNPEIIAQTGWTTAELQEGIKGRRPKGPFNLVSILIGVNNQYRRQSTERYREELQELLQQAIGFAGGNIERVFMLSTPDWGITPFAKGQDTAKIAAEIDAFNAVAKEECEKSGILFIDITPLSRTARNDATLIADDGLHFSGKMYRQWAELALPTVQNRVNK, from the coding sequence ATGAAATGGATAATAAGTATTCTAATTTTGACGATGGCTTGTGCCACCGAATCTCCTATGAATAACGATCAAAACCCTGCCCCTATTTCGGGGCAATACCGTTACCTGTCACTGGGTGACTCCTACACCATCGGTGAACGGGTAACGCCCGAAGAACGCTGGAGTGTAATTTTAACTGACCTGCTGCGAAAGAACAACGTCAATATTTCCAATCCCGAAATTATCGCTCAAACCGGTTGGACAACGGCTGAACTACAGGAAGGTATCAAAGGCCGACGCCCGAAAGGACCCTTTAATCTGGTTTCTATCCTGATCGGAGTCAATAATCAATATCGGCGTCAATCCACTGAAAGATACCGCGAAGAGCTACAGGAACTCCTTCAGCAGGCGATAGGGTTTGCCGGTGGGAATATTGAGCGCGTTTTTATGCTTTCAACGCCGGATTGGGGCATAACACCGTTTGCCAAAGGACAGGATACTGCTAAAATTGCCGCCGAGATTGACGCATTCAATGCCGTAGCTAAGGAAGAATGTGAAAAATCGGGGATTCTTTTTATTGATATTACCCCACTTTCGCGCACCGCCCGCAATGATGCAACGCTGATTGCCGACGATGGGCTTCACTTTTCGGGGAAAATGTACCGTCAGTGGGCTGAACTTGCCTTACCAACGGTACAAAATCGAGTCAATAAATAA
- a CDS encoding OmpA family protein produces MNPKLTAFYYLLIHSLSCSFIAFSQPKVENLGNSVNSEYNEINPVISPDGKTLFFARVSHPQNAHGLEGSQDIWFSELINNQWGLARRMTAPINREEYNCAYSITPDGNTLLIMGAYEKGTYQTRGFSFSKRTANGWSAPQKLAIAGLEGMSKGEYMCGFLSNDSKTLVMAFSEKKKSTKDDIYVSFQQKNGTWSKPVSLGIDVNTDDFTETTPFLAADGATLYFSSDRTGGQGSNDIYYTKRIDKTWKRWSKPVNLGPAINTDGYDAYYTIAAAGDYAYMVSKKNTLGKGDIVKIKIKSDEPSAPSIVPAPEPVVLVSGKVVDTKTGKPIDARIIYENLADGTEVGTAQTDPRTGEYKIVLPKGMKYGVRAVAKDFIAEAQNIDLTNVTGYKEVNGTNLKLVPIEINEVGVLNNLFFDTGKAEIRPESNPELDRMVLTFNENPGLVLEIGGHTDNVGSDASNIKLSQDRADSVREYFIGKGIEPDRIQSKGYGESKPKASNDTDEGKQINRRVEFKILKK; encoded by the coding sequence ATGAATCCAAAGCTAACGGCCTTTTACTATTTACTCATTCACTCACTTTCCTGTTCATTCATTGCCTTTAGCCAACCAAAGGTAGAAAATCTGGGCAACTCTGTAAATTCAGAATACAATGAAATCAACCCCGTTATCTCACCGGACGGCAAAACGCTGTTTTTTGCGCGCGTAAGTCACCCGCAAAATGCCCACGGATTGGAAGGGAGTCAGGATATTTGGTTTTCTGAACTCATTAATAACCAATGGGGATTGGCGCGCCGAATGACGGCCCCCATCAACCGGGAAGAATACAATTGCGCCTACAGCATAACGCCCGACGGCAATACTCTCCTGATCATGGGCGCATATGAAAAAGGCACATATCAAACGCGGGGTTTTTCGTTCAGCAAGCGCACAGCCAACGGATGGTCAGCGCCCCAAAAACTCGCCATTGCCGGGCTTGAAGGAATGAGCAAAGGCGAATACATGTGCGGGTTTCTGTCAAACGACAGCAAAACGCTGGTCATGGCGTTCAGTGAAAAAAAGAAAAGTACCAAAGACGATATTTACGTAAGCTTTCAGCAGAAAAACGGCACGTGGAGTAAACCCGTAAGCTTGGGAATCGACGTAAATACCGATGATTTTACCGAAACGACCCCCTTTTTGGCAGCCGATGGCGCTACGCTGTATTTTTCGAGCGATCGTACCGGCGGACAGGGAAGCAATGACATTTATTATACCAAGCGCATTGATAAAACCTGGAAACGCTGGTCAAAACCCGTCAATTTAGGCCCGGCCATCAATACTGACGGGTATGATGCATATTACACGATTGCCGCCGCGGGCGATTATGCCTACATGGTTTCCAAAAAGAATACCCTCGGCAAAGGCGATATTGTAAAGATCAAAATCAAATCAGACGAGCCCAGCGCCCCTTCCATTGTACCGGCTCCCGAACCGGTGGTGTTGGTGAGCGGAAAAGTAGTGGATACCAAAACCGGCAAACCGATCGATGCCCGCATCATCTATGAAAACCTGGCCGACGGCACCGAAGTAGGTACCGCACAAACCGATCCCCGAACGGGCGAATATAAGATCGTACTGCCCAAAGGCATGAAATACGGAGTACGGGCCGTAGCCAAAGACTTTATTGCCGAAGCACAAAACATTGACCTGACCAACGTGACCGGTTATAAAGAAGTAAACGGCACAAACCTGAAATTGGTACCGATCGAAATCAACGAAGTGGGCGTGTTGAATAACCTGTTCTTTGATACCGGCAAAGCCGAGATACGCCCGGAATCCAATCCTGAATTGGACCGTATGGTGCTGACATTCAATGAAAATCCGGGGCTGGTGCTGGAAATCGGCGGACATACCGATAATGTGGGAAGTGATGCTTCCAACATCAAACTTTCACAGGATCGGGCCGACTCGGTACGAGAGTATTTTATCGGGAAAGGAATTGAGCCGGACCGTATTCAAAGCAAAGGCTATGGCGAATCAAAACCCAAAGCTTCCAACGACACGGACGAAGGCAAGCAGATCAACCGCCGGGTAGAATTTAAGATCCTGAAAAAATAA
- a CDS encoding acyl-CoA dehydrogenase produces the protein MAQYYSRRNLNFLLYEVFNATELTHYPYYSAHDRETFDMTIDAVTQIGDTLMFPHFRDLDRNQPELKNGKVTVHPKVGEYLKAMGDAGLIGTGFSFEDGGQQLPEIVNSVLGFILMAANNGMMYTGLTSGAARLIATFASEELKQTYVEKMLGGKWQGTMALTEPQAGSSLSDITTSATPQADGSYRIKGQKVFISAGDHDQCENIIHLMLARIDGAPKGTKGISLFVVPKYRLDGADNDVTSTGIYHKLGQRGVPAMHLTMGDNDDCHGWLVGEPHRGLNYMFQMMNEARIGVGMTGAAIASAAYEASLQYAKERPQSRRLNQKTALDSPQIPIIQHPDVKRMLLLQKAVVEGSLSLLMETARCADIAHASEDPEEKEKYHLMLELLTPVAKTYPTEMGMVAVSNGLQVLGGYGFTEDFPLEQLYRDIRITPIYEGTTGIQSQDLLGRKMTMKGGKPVQFLFGEVAKTIAEAETHENLKPYAQKLKAELGRLQEVTMALMPFAMQGDIERFLMDATLYMEMFGINTIAWQWLKQAVVAQRTIVTQNPDGEELAFYEGKIHTMKFFFHYEVPKTLGLAVRLKDNEVLTIATEKEVVL, from the coding sequence ATGGCCCAATACTATAGCCGTCGTAACCTTAATTTTCTTCTTTACGAAGTATTTAATGCTACCGAGTTAACGCACTATCCCTATTACAGCGCTCACGACCGCGAAACGTTTGACATGACGATTGATGCCGTGACGCAGATTGGGGATACCCTCATGTTTCCGCATTTTCGTGATCTGGACCGGAATCAGCCCGAACTGAAAAACGGCAAAGTAACTGTACACCCTAAAGTAGGTGAATACCTTAAAGCAATGGGCGATGCGGGACTGATCGGCACGGGCTTTTCATTTGAAGACGGCGGACAGCAATTGCCCGAGATCGTTAATTCCGTTCTTGGTTTCATCTTAATGGCGGCCAACAACGGCATGATGTACACCGGACTGACGTCGGGGGCGGCGCGGCTGATCGCTACGTTTGCTTCGGAAGAATTAAAACAGACCTACGTAGAAAAAATGCTGGGTGGAAAATGGCAGGGCACGATGGCCCTGACCGAACCGCAGGCCGGCAGTTCTTTGTCAGATATTACTACTTCGGCTACGCCACAGGCCGATGGTTCCTACCGAATCAAGGGTCAAAAGGTCTTTATCTCAGCCGGCGACCACGATCAGTGTGAAAATATTATTCACCTGATGTTGGCACGGATTGACGGTGCCCCTAAAGGCACCAAAGGGATTTCACTTTTTGTGGTACCCAAATACCGCCTCGACGGCGCTGATAACGACGTAACTTCTACGGGAATTTACCATAAATTGGGACAAAGGGGCGTACCTGCCATGCACCTGACCATGGGCGACAACGATGATTGTCATGGTTGGTTGGTGGGTGAGCCGCACCGAGGCCTCAATTATATGTTTCAGATGATGAATGAAGCCCGAATCGGTGTAGGAATGACGGGCGCGGCGATTGCGTCTGCGGCATACGAGGCTTCGCTGCAATACGCCAAAGAACGTCCGCAAAGTCGTCGATTGAACCAAAAAACAGCCTTAGACAGCCCCCAGATTCCCATTATCCAACATCCGGATGTAAAACGTATGTTGCTGCTGCAAAAGGCAGTGGTGGAAGGTTCTCTTTCTCTTTTGATGGAAACCGCCCGCTGTGCCGATATTGCCCACGCAAGTGAAGACCCGGAAGAAAAGGAAAAATACCATTTAATGCTTGAATTGCTGACGCCGGTGGCAAAAACCTATCCGACCGAAATGGGAATGGTAGCGGTAAGCAATGGGTTACAGGTGCTGGGAGGCTATGGTTTTACGGAAGATTTCCCGTTGGAACAACTCTACCGCGATATTCGTATCACGCCGATTTACGAAGGAACAACGGGAATTCAATCGCAGGACCTGCTCGGTCGTAAAATGACCATGAAAGGCGGCAAACCTGTTCAGTTTCTTTTTGGAGAAGTGGCCAAAACCATTGCCGAGGCCGAAACCCACGAAAATCTCAAGCCTTATGCCCAAAAACTGAAAGCCGAATTGGGCCGTTTGCAGGAAGTAACGATGGCATTGATGCCATTTGCCATGCAGGGCGATATCGAACGCTTTTTGATGGATGCGACCTTATACATGGAAATGTTCGGTATCAATACCATAGCATGGCAGTGGCTGAAGCAGGCTGTTGTGGCGCAGCGCACCATTGTTACGCAAAATCCGGACGGGGAAGAATTAGCATTTTACGAAGGAAAAATTCATACGATGAAATTCTTCTTCCACTATGAAGTGCCCAAAACGCTGGGCTTGGCTGTACGCCTGAAAGACAATGAAGTATTGACCATTGCCACCGAAAAAGAGGTGGTTCTGTAA
- a CDS encoding xanthine dehydrogenase family protein molybdopterin-binding subunit, which yields MSNRRDFIKTLGLSSAGLMMGLSASSKPTVIQLNGTGPSALALEINPFIVIEPNGKIILINPRPDMGQGSTQAVPSLLAEELEVRLDQVTIWQSDGKGKYGDQTSGGSSSVRALWKPIRQAGAAAREMLVKAAAKRWGVPESECYAKEAKVFHRPSGKSLTYGEVADDASKFEVPKNPVLKEAKDFKIVGKYAPRLDVPARVTGKAVFGIDVDVPGMVYAVMIHNPHLFGKVISIDDAEALKIKGVQKVLKCERPMPHRTAEAVAIIADNYWAALSAKKAVKVQWENGTMPQTLTTEAYFKKCADAATKEGLKGEESGDFAAAFAGAAKKVEALYETPFLAHAPMEPENAIAHVKEDGTAEVWAPIQGPDWALRDLAGYLKIKPEQIKINVALLGGAFGRKAYHDFLLEACFLSKEVKKPVKLVWTREDDITQGPYRPGMMARMQGGVDEKGNIIAYHHHPIGESIQFQVFKAPNDKPDDWICGELSKHEQKYEIPAFKVSFTHVSTEIPIVWWRSVYASNFGFSQEGFLDELIHTAGKDPLKARLEMMPDARFKKVLETLAEKAKWGEKLPAGHGKGIAVFKSFGSISACCVTVSKQGAGVKVEKVVSVIDCGHYVNPDNVKAQTEGNIVMGITAAVKKGITFTGGQSEQTNFHQYQVMRFNEMPAVEIHIVESGAEPGGVGEPGLPPVAPALANAVFAATGKRIRRLPFDLNTLG from the coding sequence ATGAGCAATCGCAGAGATTTTATAAAAACACTTGGCTTATCATCGGCAGGATTAATGATGGGCCTTTCGGCTTCTTCCAAGCCAACGGTCATTCAGTTAAACGGCACAGGTCCGTCGGCATTGGCCCTTGAGATCAATCCGTTTATTGTTATTGAACCGAATGGAAAAATTATTTTGATCAATCCGCGTCCCGACATGGGCCAGGGATCAACGCAGGCGGTGCCGTCACTGCTGGCCGAGGAACTTGAAGTACGCCTGGACCAGGTAACCATTTGGCAGTCAGATGGGAAAGGTAAATATGGAGACCAAACTTCCGGTGGCAGCAGCAGCGTGCGTGCCTTGTGGAAGCCTATTCGTCAGGCAGGTGCCGCTGCGCGGGAGATGCTGGTCAAAGCCGCTGCCAAACGTTGGGGAGTTCCCGAAAGTGAGTGTTATGCCAAAGAAGCAAAAGTGTTTCACAGACCCAGCGGAAAATCACTTACCTACGGTGAGGTTGCCGATGATGCCTCTAAATTTGAAGTACCCAAAAATCCTGTCCTCAAAGAGGCGAAAGATTTTAAGATCGTAGGAAAATATGCGCCCCGACTGGACGTACCCGCACGGGTAACGGGCAAAGCCGTTTTCGGTATTGATGTAGACGTACCCGGGATGGTCTATGCTGTCATGATCCATAACCCGCATCTGTTTGGAAAGGTAATTTCCATTGACGATGCAGAAGCGCTCAAGATCAAAGGCGTACAAAAAGTACTGAAATGCGAGCGCCCCATGCCGCACCGTACGGCCGAAGCCGTTGCGATCATCGCGGATAATTACTGGGCGGCGCTGTCGGCCAAAAAAGCGGTAAAAGTTCAGTGGGAAAACGGTACCATGCCCCAAACCCTGACCACCGAGGCTTATTTTAAAAAATGCGCGGACGCAGCAACTAAAGAAGGCCTGAAAGGCGAAGAATCGGGGGATTTTGCGGCGGCCTTTGCGGGGGCAGCCAAAAAAGTGGAAGCGCTTTATGAAACACCGTTTCTGGCGCATGCACCCATGGAGCCGGAAAATGCCATCGCGCACGTCAAAGAAGACGGAACCGCCGAGGTTTGGGCCCCGATTCAGGGTCCGGATTGGGCCTTGCGCGACTTGGCAGGCTATCTTAAAATCAAACCCGAACAGATAAAAATAAACGTAGCCCTGTTGGGCGGAGCGTTCGGCCGTAAAGCCTATCATGACTTTTTACTGGAGGCCTGTTTTCTCTCAAAAGAAGTAAAGAAACCGGTCAAATTGGTCTGGACGCGCGAAGATGATATCACCCAAGGACCTTACCGCCCCGGCATGATGGCCCGGATGCAGGGAGGGGTAGATGAGAAAGGCAACATTATAGCCTACCACCATCATCCTATCGGGGAGTCGATTCAGTTTCAGGTATTTAAAGCACCAAATGATAAACCTGACGATTGGATTTGCGGTGAATTGAGTAAACATGAACAGAAATACGAGATCCCGGCCTTTAAAGTGTCGTTTACGCACGTCAGTACCGAGATACCGATCGTGTGGTGGCGCTCGGTGTATGCTTCCAATTTTGGATTCAGCCAGGAAGGGTTTTTGGACGAATTGATCCACACCGCCGGCAAAGATCCGCTGAAGGCGCGTTTGGAAATGATGCCCGATGCCCGATTCAAAAAAGTGCTCGAGACCTTGGCCGAAAAAGCCAAATGGGGCGAGAAGCTTCCCGCAGGGCATGGAAAAGGCATCGCTGTTTTCAAGTCATTCGGCAGTATCAGCGCGTGCTGTGTAACGGTGTCTAAGCAAGGAGCGGGCGTAAAAGTGGAAAAAGTCGTGTCGGTCATTGATTGCGGACATTACGTAAATCCCGACAACGTGAAAGCGCAAACCGAAGGAAACATTGTGATGGGCATCACGGCAGCCGTTAAAAAAGGAATCACCTTTACCGGCGGGCAGTCGGAGCAAACCAATTTCCATCAATATCAGGTAATGCGTTTTAATGAAATGCCTGCGGTTGAGATCCATATCGTAGAAAGCGGTGCCGAACCGGGAGGGGTAGGAGAGCCGGGCCTTCCGCCGGTCGCTCCGGCATTGGCCAATGCCGTCTTTGCCGCAACGGGCAAGCGAATCAGACGATTACCTTTTGATTTGAATACGTTGGGGTAG
- a CDS encoding DUF3467 domain-containing protein, translating into MLDNKNESEQQINVEISEEMAEGVYSNLAMIAHSNSEFILDFIRMMPGVPKAKVKARVILTPEHAKRLLAALKDNIRKYEENYGDIRHSEDPDIPFMNFGGPIGEA; encoded by the coding sequence ATGTTAGATAATAAAAACGAGTCCGAACAACAGATCAACGTCGAAATCTCTGAAGAAATGGCCGAAGGGGTTTACTCCAATCTGGCCATGATCGCCCATTCAAACAGTGAATTTATCCTTGATTTTATTCGCATGATGCCGGGCGTTCCCAAAGCGAAAGTAAAAGCGCGGGTGATTTTGACGCCCGAGCACGCCAAACGATTACTGGCAGCTTTGAAAGACAACATCCGCAAGTACGAAGAAAACTACGGCGATATTCGTCATTCAGAAGACCCTGACATTCCCTTTATGAATTTTGGAGGCCCCATTGGGGAGGCATAG
- a CDS encoding (2Fe-2S)-binding protein, whose translation MAAISLNVNGKKYSLDVDPQMPLLWAIRDFVGLKGTKFGCGIAQCGACTVHLEGKPTRSCVLPVQAVIGKKITTIEGLGTEANLHPVQQAWIEEQVPQCGYCQSGQIMAASALLKEKANPTDADIDSAMRGHICRCGTYDRIRKAIKRAAKDSVKADVTGGK comes from the coding sequence ATGGCAGCGATTTCTCTGAATGTCAACGGAAAAAAATATTCCCTTGATGTAGACCCCCAAATGCCGCTCCTCTGGGCAATTCGCGATTTTGTAGGACTGAAAGGTACCAAATTTGGCTGCGGAATAGCGCAGTGCGGTGCCTGTACAGTTCATTTGGAAGGTAAGCCTACCCGTTCGTGTGTACTTCCGGTCCAGGCGGTGATCGGTAAAAAAATCACCACCATCGAAGGCCTCGGGACCGAAGCCAATCTGCATCCGGTACAACAGGCCTGGATCGAAGAGCAGGTACCTCAGTGCGGGTATTGCCAGTCGGGTCAGATCATGGCTGCGAGTGCTTTATTAAAGGAGAAAGCCAATCCAACCGACGCTGATATTGACTCCGCCATGCGCGGACATATTTGTCGTTGCGGTACGTATGACCGTATTCGTAAAGCGATTAAACGAGCGGCAAAAGATTCGGTCAAAGCCGACGTAACCGGCGGAAAATAA
- the aat gene encoding leucyl/phenylalanyl-tRNA--protein transferase codes for MNFLSADDLLYGYMNGIFPMADTDGTLYWYSPDPRAIIPLNTYKPSKSLRPVLNKNLFEIRINADFEGVMKGCALPRQDEDSTWISDEIISAYTELHQMGYAHSVETYLNNELVGGLYGVAIGGVFFGESMFHTVSNASKVAFHYLIEILKQQNYILLDTQFINDNVRRFGAIEIPKSEYIKLLKKRSS; via the coding sequence ATGAATTTTTTGTCTGCCGACGATCTTCTGTACGGGTATATGAATGGAATCTTTCCCATGGCAGATACGGATGGGACTCTTTATTGGTACTCTCCGGACCCCCGAGCCATTATTCCCCTCAATACCTACAAACCTTCCAAGTCACTGCGTCCGGTTCTTAATAAAAATTTGTTTGAAATACGTATCAATGCTGATTTTGAAGGAGTAATGAAAGGCTGTGCACTGCCTCGCCAAGACGAGGACTCTACTTGGATCTCCGACGAGATCATCAGTGCCTATACCGAACTGCACCAAATGGGCTATGCGCACAGCGTCGAAACTTATCTCAACAATGAACTGGTCGGAGGCTTGTACGGAGTGGCCATTGGAGGTGTATTTTTTGGTGAATCCATGTTTCATACCGTAAGCAATGCATCGAAAGTAGCCTTTCATTATTTAATTGAAATTCTTAAACAACAAAATTATATCCTTCTCGACACCCAATTCATTAATGACAATGTACGAAGATTTGGGGCTATTGAGATTCCCAAATCAGAATATATTAAGTTATTAAAAAAAAGGTCTTCTTAA
- a CDS encoding uridine kinase family protein, which translates to MIIGIGGRSRSGKTTLAETLVWHFRSQNKRAIALHQDDFVKALHAIPRIHDRTDWETPHSIDFELLKKCIAFLRQDFDILVIEGILAFADDGLNKLYDFCFFTHISEETFRIRKAADTRWGEEPVWYITHIWESFLKYGQPPLALRNLMVIDGEKPYQMGEIEEFLRHFDK; encoded by the coding sequence ATGATTATTGGCATTGGCGGACGCAGCCGATCAGGAAAAACGACGCTTGCCGAAACATTGGTTTGGCATTTTCGCTCTCAGAACAAACGGGCGATCGCGTTGCATCAGGACGATTTTGTAAAAGCACTTCACGCGATTCCCCGCATTCATGACCGTACCGATTGGGAAACTCCGCATTCCATTGATTTTGAACTGTTAAAGAAATGTATTGCGTTCCTCCGGCAGGATTTTGACATTTTGGTCATCGAAGGTATTTTGGCATTTGCCGATGATGGTTTGAATAAACTTTACGATTTCTGCTTTTTTACTCATATTTCAGAAGAAACGTTCCGTATTCGTAAAGCAGCTGATACACGTTGGGGGGAAGAGCCCGTTTGGTACATCACTCATATTTGGGAAAGCTTTTTGAAATATGGACAACCTCCCCTTGCATTACGCAACCTAATGGTCATTGATGGGGAAAAGCCGTATCAAATGGGGGAAATAGAGGAATTTTTGCGCCATTTTGACAAATGA
- a CDS encoding Hsp20/alpha crystallin family protein, with protein sequence MKAKIQIPQDILTAIDYANTTNGGMSEPVLSVSQSDKGYEVRIKTAGLEPDSFQVDVLNNRLWVYHLLPLFAERPDGMDNLQTVRTLGNLFLPNDVNVDKIAAHYEQTTRELNIRLPYNHPTRNFRRHIDVDIE encoded by the coding sequence ATGAAAGCAAAAATTCAAATTCCGCAAGATATTCTGACCGCTATTGATTATGCTAACACCACCAATGGCGGAATGAGTGAGCCCGTTTTATCGGTCAGCCAGAGCGATAAAGGCTATGAAGTACGAATCAAAACGGCAGGACTGGAGCCCGACAGTTTTCAGGTCGATGTCCTGAATAACCGATTGTGGGTATATCATTTATTGCCCCTTTTTGCCGAGCGTCCCGATGGCATGGACAACCTGCAAACCGTTCGTACGCTGGGCAACCTGTTTTTGCCCAATGATGTAAACGTTGATAAGATCGCGGCGCATTATGAGCAAACAACCCGTGAACTTAACATACGTTTACCCTATAATCATCCAACGCGCAACTTTCGTCGGCACATTGATGTAGATATTGAGTAA
- the asnS gene encoding asparagine--tRNA ligase, whose product MGPIQIKQILSEAKVGSEVVVKGWVRTKRESKNAIFIALNDGSTIHNIQAVAEPGQINEETLKLITTGSCLKVTGTLIESMGSGQAVEVKLTDVLVYGTADPDAYPLQPKKHSLEFLREIAHLRPRTNTFSAILRIRHALAFAVHKYYNDNGFYYLHTPIITASDAEGAGEMFRVTTLDLEKLPRNEAGSIDFKEDFFGRETNLTVSGQLEGELGAMALSKIYTFGPTFRAENSNTTRHLAEFWMIEPEMAFFELEDNMNLAEDFVKYVIRYALENCADDLNFLQKRLEEEEKSKPQNERSLPLLEKLRFVAENAFERITYTEAIDILMKSKPFKEKKFQYEVAWGVDLQSEHERFLVEKHFKKPVILTNYPRAIKSFYMKQNEPNANEPGPTVRAMDVLFPGIGEIIGGSQREENYDKLVTRMHEVGIEPESMWWFLETRKFGTAPHSGFGLGFERLILFVTGMTNIRDVIPFPRTPKSAEF is encoded by the coding sequence GTGGGTCCGATACAAATTAAACAGATTCTTTCAGAAGCCAAAGTGGGCAGTGAAGTCGTTGTCAAAGGTTGGGTGCGTACTAAGCGCGAGAGCAAAAACGCCATTTTCATTGCACTCAACGACGGTTCAACCATCCATAATATTCAGGCTGTGGCCGAACCGGGACAGATCAATGAAGAAACACTCAAGTTAATTACCACCGGCTCGTGTCTGAAAGTGACGGGAACTTTGATCGAATCAATGGGTTCAGGACAAGCCGTTGAAGTAAAACTCACCGACGTACTCGTGTACGGTACCGCCGATCCGGACGCGTATCCTTTACAGCCCAAAAAACACTCGTTGGAATTTCTGCGCGAGATTGCCCACTTACGTCCGCGAACCAATACCTTCAGCGCTATTTTACGGATTCGTCACGCGTTGGCGTTTGCCGTTCATAAATATTACAATGACAACGGGTTTTACTATTTGCACACGCCCATCATCACCGCTTCGGATGCCGAAGGCGCCGGAGAGATGTTTCGCGTAACCACGCTGGACTTAGAAAAACTGCCGCGTAATGAGGCCGGAAGCATTGACTTCAAAGAAGATTTCTTTGGCCGTGAAACCAACCTGACCGTTTCCGGACAGTTGGAAGGCGAGCTGGGTGCCATGGCCCTCTCAAAAATTTATACCTTCGGTCCGACATTCCGTGCCGAAAACTCCAATACTACCCGCCACTTGGCCGAGTTTTGGATGATCGAGCCCGAAATGGCTTTCTTTGAGTTGGAAGATAACATGAACCTGGCCGAGGATTTTGTCAAATACGTGATTCGCTACGCGCTCGAAAACTGCGCTGACGATCTGAACTTCTTACAAAAACGGTTGGAAGAAGAAGAGAAATCAAAACCGCAAAACGAGCGTTCGCTGCCGTTGTTGGAAAAACTTCGCTTTGTGGCCGAAAATGCCTTTGAGCGCATTACCTACACCGAAGCGATCGATATTTTGATGAAATCGAAGCCTTTCAAAGAGAAAAAATTCCAGTATGAGGTTGCCTGGGGCGTTGACCTGCAATCAGAACACGAACGTTTTTTGGTCGAAAAACACTTCAAAAAACCTGTCATTCTGACCAATTATCCACGGGCCATCAAATCGTTTTATATGAAACAAAACGAGCCCAACGCCAACGAGCCCGGCCCAACCGTGCGTGCCATGGACGTACTGTTTCCGGGTATCGGCGAAATCATCGGCGGCTCGCAGCGCGAAGAGAACTACGATAAGCTGGTGACGCGTATGCACGAAGTGGGTATTGAGCCGGAATCGATGTGGTGGTTTTTGGAAACCCGTAAATTCGGTACTGCCCCCCACTCGGGCTTTGGACTCGGTTTCGAGCGTTTGATCCTGTTTGTAACGGGCATGACCAACATCCGCGACGTGATACCGTTCCCCCGTACACCAAAATCGGCAGAATTTTAG